Proteins co-encoded in one Deltaproteobacteria bacterium genomic window:
- a CDS encoding PIN domain-containing protein: MTPILCDSDVLIEHLRGNVAVHRALRTLVESRVLLVYTAISEAEIVHGMRPSEEERVRLTLSTFECLEITQAIGRRAGLYLRRYAKSHGMDVADALIAAAAAEHNYALCTFNWKHYPMTDLQRHRLLR, from the coding sequence ATGACCCCGATCCTTTGTGACTCGGACGTCCTGATCGAACACCTACGGGGCAATGTGGCCGTGCATCGCGCGCTACGGACGTTGGTCGAATCTCGCGTCTTGCTCGTTTACACGGCGATCTCCGAGGCTGAAATTGTGCATGGCATGCGACCGAGCGAGGAAGAGCGCGTTCGCTTAACGCTCTCAACATTTGAGTGCCTGGAAATCACCCAAGCCATCGGCCGCCGCGCCGGACTCTATCTGCGGCGGTACGCCAAATCCCATGGTATGGACGTTGCCGACGCACTCATCGCCGCGGCGGCCGCCGAACATAACTATGCCTTATGCACGTTTAACTGGAAACACTATCCGATGACCGACCTGCAACGTCATCGGCTGTTGAGGTAA
- a CDS encoding superoxide dismutase produces MAYQLPNLPYDFGALEPHLDAKTMEIHHGKHHATYVAKLNAALEKFPALQQKSVEQLLREFETAPTEVKTAVRNHGGGHANHSLFWQIMSQNGGGTPTGQLAGALQTTFGDVSAFQAKFTEAATNVFGSGWAWLVVTPNKTLELCIRPNQDSPLMEQKTPILGLDVWEHAYYLKYQNRRPDYVTAWWNTVNWTKVGELYDACVK; encoded by the coding sequence ATGGCCTACCAACTACCCAATCTTCCCTATGACTTCGGGGCATTGGAGCCTCACCTCGATGCGAAGACCATGGAAATTCATCATGGGAAGCATCATGCGACGTACGTGGCCAAACTGAATGCCGCGCTCGAAAAATTTCCGGCGCTGCAACAAAAGTCGGTGGAGCAACTGCTCCGCGAATTCGAAACGGCCCCAACCGAGGTCAAGACCGCGGTCCGCAACCACGGTGGCGGGCACGCAAACCATAGCCTCTTTTGGCAGATCATGAGTCAGAATGGCGGCGGCACGCCGACCGGGCAATTGGCCGGGGCCCTGCAGACCACGTTTGGAGACGTGTCCGCGTTTCAGGCGAAATTCACCGAAGCCGCCACGAACGTGTTCGGTAGCGGATGGGCGTGGCTGGTGGTCACGCCCAACAAGACGCTCGAACTTTGTATTCGCCCCAATCAGGACAGTCCACTGATGGAACAAAAAACGCCGATCCTCGGGCTCGATGTTTGGGAACACGCGTACTATTTGAAATACCAAAATCGCCGGCCGGACTATGTGACGGCGTGGTGGAATACGGTGAATTGGACGAAGGTCGGGGAATTGTACGACGCGTGCGTAAAATAG
- a CDS encoding MFS transporter, translated as MPFRYRNFRLFFLARFAFLCAHHCLIVVLGQAVYELTHDPLQLGLIGLAIFLPRFGFAIVGGHVADRYHRQTIIACCRAAQIAVGVGIALAGWYGFQPLWVLYALLFIGGTATAFDGPASQALLPSLIAEHELHTAVAWSATAMQAAMVLGPVLGGLLYSVHGDAHVALVVVVALRVVSAVCTAVMRVAPTPIDRTAFSWERLLAGLRYVFTERVLLAVISLDLFAVLFGGAVALLPIYANDILHVGARGLGWLRAAPAVGALGVAVWLAGRAHFRHPGVVMLWCVALFGLATLVFGGSRNFALSLAALTVLGGADMVSVVVRGVLVQVRTPPAMRGRVSAVNLVFIGASNELGEFESGLTAKWFGTVPAVLLGASATLAIAALWARWFPELRALRGDDVPRHDAVESAERSV; from the coding sequence ATGCCGTTTCGTTATCGGAATTTTCGTTTGTTCTTCCTCGCCCGCTTCGCTTTTCTGTGCGCGCATCATTGTCTGATCGTCGTGCTGGGGCAGGCCGTTTACGAGCTGACGCACGATCCATTGCAGCTCGGCTTGATCGGATTGGCCATATTTCTGCCGCGCTTCGGTTTCGCGATCGTCGGCGGGCATGTGGCGGATCGGTATCATCGGCAGACGATTATTGCCTGCTGTCGCGCGGCGCAAATCGCCGTCGGGGTCGGCATTGCGCTGGCCGGTTGGTACGGCTTTCAGCCGCTTTGGGTGCTGTATGCGTTGCTCTTTATCGGAGGAACTGCAACGGCGTTCGACGGTCCGGCCAGTCAAGCGTTGTTGCCGAGTTTAATTGCGGAGCACGAGCTCCACACGGCCGTGGCGTGGAGTGCGACCGCAATGCAGGCCGCGATGGTGTTAGGTCCGGTGCTGGGCGGGCTGCTCTATAGCGTTCATGGAGACGCGCATGTGGCACTGGTCGTCGTCGTCGCGTTGCGCGTGGTCTCGGCGGTTTGTACGGCCGTGATGCGCGTGGCGCCGACGCCGATCGACCGCACCGCGTTTTCGTGGGAACGGTTGTTGGCCGGTCTGCGGTATGTCTTTACGGAGCGGGTTTTATTGGCCGTCATTTCGCTGGATCTCTTCGCCGTCCTCTTTGGTGGTGCGGTGGCGTTGTTGCCGATCTACGCCAACGACATTTTGCACGTCGGGGCGCGAGGACTGGGTTGGCTGCGCGCGGCGCCGGCGGTCGGCGCGTTAGGCGTGGCCGTCTGGCTGGCCGGTCGTGCGCATTTTCGCCATCCGGGCGTGGTGATGCTCTGGTGCGTGGCACTATTCGGGTTGGCGACGCTCGTGTTCGGTGGTTCGCGAAACTTCGCGCTCTCGTTGGCCGCGTTGACCGTGCTCGGCGGCGCCGACATGGTGAGCGTCGTCGTGCGCGGCGTGTTGGTGCAAGTGCGCACGCCGCCCGCGATGCGCGGACGCGTCAGCGCCGTCAATCTGGTCTTCATCGGGGCGTCGAATGAACTCGGCGAATTTGAGTCGGGGCTGACCGCGAAGTGGTTCGGCACCGTTCCGGCCGTGTTGCTCGGCGCGAGCGCGACGTTGGCGATTGCCGCCCTGTGGGCGCGTTGGTTTCCGGAACTGCGTGCGTTGCGCGGCGATGATGTGCCGCGCCATGACGCGGTGGAGTCAGCGGAGCGGTCGGTGTAA
- the feoB gene encoding ferrous iron transport protein B → MTSAPQRSAERALRPTIVVIGNPNTGKSTLFNALTGLRQQVGNFPGVTVERKLGTILFDNGPVDLIDLPGTYSLAAQSPDEMIAVDVLLGQQPGVAKPTGILAIVDASNLQRNLYLISQLLELQLPLILVLNMTDIAARRGHMVDPHHLSQRLGVPVIVSQANQGVGLKAVREALHTLAMGQLAAPTFASPLAPACSHAIHRLVTELQPHASLLGRTVDTLEATRILIDTDGFAARRLLERLPTFHARLQALRALAVTEGSLATAEASARYAWIRRQLLGVVERPTTVTTTLTDRIDRILTHKVAGSLLLGVLALIVFQSIYRLATPLMDLISGACSWLGAWCAALFPAGPLQSLVQDGIIGGVGAVLVFLPQIAILFTFIAVLEDCGYMARAAFLMDRVFAKLGLSGKSFIPLLSSFACAVPGIMATRTIENRRDRLATILVAPLMSCSARLPIYILLIATFIPATTYFHGWIGLQGLTLLAMHLLGLAVAIPAVWCFKRTVLRGATPPFVMELPPYKVPSLRLVGFRVYERVKAFVQRAGTIILAMAIVVWACAYFPHPAAIGEQFAAQRAALTAEAPLSDDAAAALANAEAGAYLQASYFGRLGQWIEPVVRPLGWDWRIGMAALASFPAREVVIATLGTIFNVGSGVDEASEPLQTALRGAKRADGRPLASIPVALSLMIFFALCCQCMATVATIRRETNSWGYALGTFGYMTALAYVAAWGAYQIGVRL, encoded by the coding sequence ATGACCAGCGCGCCGCAACGATCCGCCGAACGTGCTCTGCGGCCGACGATCGTCGTGATCGGCAATCCCAATACCGGCAAATCGACACTCTTCAATGCGTTGACCGGGCTGCGACAACAGGTCGGGAACTTTCCCGGCGTCACGGTCGAACGCAAACTCGGCACGATCCTTTTTGACAACGGCCCAGTCGACCTGATCGACCTGCCCGGCACTTACAGTCTTGCCGCCCAATCGCCGGACGAAATGATCGCGGTGGATGTATTGCTCGGGCAACAGCCTGGCGTGGCAAAACCGACGGGCATCCTGGCCATCGTCGATGCCAGCAATCTACAACGGAATCTGTATCTCATTTCTCAACTACTCGAGCTGCAATTACCGCTGATCTTGGTCTTGAACATGACGGACATCGCCGCGCGGCGCGGGCACATGGTCGATCCGCATCATTTAAGCCAACGACTCGGCGTGCCGGTGATCGTGTCCCAGGCAAACCAAGGAGTCGGCCTCAAGGCCGTGCGCGAGGCCTTACACACGCTCGCGATGGGACAGCTGGCCGCGCCGACGTTTGCGTCTCCCCTCGCGCCGGCTTGCAGCCACGCGATTCATCGACTGGTGACGGAGTTACAACCGCATGCGTCCCTGTTGGGGCGCACGGTGGACACATTGGAAGCCACACGCATCTTAATCGACACGGACGGATTCGCCGCGCGGCGCTTGTTGGAACGGCTCCCGACGTTCCACGCCCGCCTGCAAGCACTGCGCGCATTGGCAGTCACTGAGGGATCGCTCGCGACCGCGGAGGCCTCGGCCCGGTATGCCTGGATTCGCCGCCAATTACTCGGCGTCGTCGAACGGCCGACGACTGTGACCACGACGCTGACCGACCGCATCGATCGCATCCTAACTCATAAAGTGGCCGGCAGCCTCTTGTTGGGCGTATTGGCGTTGATCGTCTTTCAGTCGATCTATCGCCTCGCGACGCCGTTAATGGACCTGATCAGCGGGGCGTGTAGCTGGCTCGGCGCGTGGTGTGCCGCGCTGTTTCCCGCCGGCCCGTTACAGAGCTTAGTGCAGGACGGGATCATCGGCGGCGTCGGCGCGGTCCTCGTTTTTCTGCCGCAAATCGCCATCCTGTTCACATTCATCGCGGTGTTGGAGGATTGTGGTTATATGGCGCGCGCGGCTTTTTTGATGGACCGCGTATTCGCCAAGCTTGGCCTCTCGGGCAAATCGTTCATTCCATTGTTATCGAGCTTCGCGTGTGCGGTGCCGGGAATCATGGCGACGCGCACGATCGAAAATCGTCGCGACCGCTTGGCCACGATTCTCGTGGCTCCACTGATGAGCTGCTCCGCGCGGCTTCCGATTTACATTCTGCTGATCGCGACGTTCATTCCCGCCACGACCTACTTCCACGGATGGATCGGACTGCAAGGGCTCACGTTGCTCGCGATGCATCTGCTGGGCCTCGCCGTCGCGATCCCGGCGGTGTGGTGTTTCAAACGCACGGTGTTGCGCGGCGCCACGCCGCCGTTTGTCATGGAACTGCCGCCGTACAAGGTCCCATCGCTGCGACTAGTCGGCTTTCGGGTCTATGAGCGCGTGAAGGCGTTCGTGCAGCGCGCGGGCACGATCATCTTGGCGATGGCGATCGTGGTGTGGGCATGCGCGTATTTTCCGCATCCCGCCGCGATCGGCGAACAGTTCGCTGCGCAACGCGCCGCACTGACGGCCGAAGCGCCGCTGTCCGATGACGCTGCCGCCGCACTCGCCAACGCGGAGGCCGGCGCGTATCTGCAAGCGAGTTACTTCGGCCGGCTCGGACAATGGATTGAGCCGGTGGTGCGACCGCTCGGTTGGGATTGGCGGATTGGGATGGCGGCACTGGCTTCGTTTCCGGCACGCGAAGTCGTCATTGCCACGCTCGGCACGATCTTCAACGTCGGCAGCGGCGTCGATGAAGCGTCGGAGCCGCTACAAACCGCATTGCGCGGCGCCAAGCGAGCCGACGGACGCCCGCTCGCCTCGATTCCCGTCGCGCTCTCGCTAATGATCTTCTTCGCACTCTGTTGTCAGTGCATGGCTACTGTGGCGACGATCCGGCGCGAAACCAATTCGTGGGGCTACGCGCTCGGCACGTTTGGCTACATGACGGCGTTGGCCTACGTTGCCGCGTGGGGCGCATATCAGATCGGAGTACGGCTATGA
- a CDS encoding ferrous iron transport protein A, whose protein sequence is MQFTLDQLRPGARAVVVTVSGDGALTQRLTEMGLVGGAEVAMIRTAPLGDPLEIWLDGYHLSLRQREARLVTIAPQPAGDEG, encoded by the coding sequence ATGCAGTTCACTCTCGATCAGCTCCGTCCAGGAGCCCGCGCAGTAGTGGTCACGGTCAGCGGCGACGGCGCGCTGACCCAGCGCCTCACCGAAATGGGGCTAGTGGGCGGCGCGGAAGTGGCGATGATTCGTACTGCGCCACTGGGCGATCCATTGGAGATCTGGCTCGACGGCTATCACCTTTCGCTGCGCCAACGGGAGGCCCGCTTAGTCACGATCGCCCCCCAACCGGCCGGAGACGAGGGATGA
- a CDS encoding 4a-hydroxytetrahydrobiopterin dehydratase, giving the protein MPCAIPGWTEREKALVREYQFNDFAAALAFVNRVGALAEAANHHPDIFLYSWNKVRLTLSTHSAGGLTNNDYAMAGKMNQLGS; this is encoded by the coding sequence ATGCCGTGTGCAATCCCCGGTTGGACGGAACGCGAAAAAGCATTAGTGCGCGAATATCAATTCAACGACTTCGCCGCCGCGCTGGCGTTTGTGAATCGAGTCGGCGCGCTCGCGGAAGCGGCGAATCATCATCCGGATATTTTTCTCTACAGTTGGAATAAAGTCCGACTGACCCTCTCCACCCATTCCGCCGGCGGTCTCACAAACAACGACTACGCAATGGCGGGAAAAATGAATCAGCTCGGTTCATAG
- a CDS encoding efflux RND transporter permease subunit, whose translation MTISDLSIRRPVFAWMLMLGLIVFGGIGFTRLGISQLPDVDFPMVTVVVTLEGAAPEVMETEVADVIEDAVMTIAGVKEISSVSRHGSASVSVEFELGRDIDVAVQEVQNKLFQAQRELPREADPPTIMKTNPEDHPIMWLALSGERPLKELMDYTHDTLQDQFSTVPGVGEVFLGGYVAPSLRIWLDADRLHAQQLTAQDVIQAVQTEHTEVPSGLIDTGERELNVRVLGEAATPEEFQRIIIPQRSGAPIWRRLTIGDVGRVEDGLNDVRRISRHLGKPAIGLGIKKQRGANAVDVARAVKARVATLQSSLPAGLEFRVVFDSSRFIEEATRELNFTLLLSVFMTALVCWFFLGSWTSTLNILLAIPTAIVGSFLILYFSGFTLNTFTLLGLTLAVGIVVDDAIMVLENIVRYQEQGMSRVRAALVGAREITFAAVAASIAILAIFLPVVFMKGMIGAFFYQFGVTMSVAVLLSLLEALTLTPMRCSQYVSAQHTTRVGRTIERTMQRLARAYGRGLRAALRHRWKVILGCLLLFVGSLQLATLLKKEFVPPQDQSRFLVMVQTPIGSSLQVTDAVTKQVEAYLMHRPEVQYYYAAIGGFGGGEVSTAMLFVTLKPPRERPIVPPAKAPLSQQALMPIIRKDLQGTPGISHLIIQDLSLSGFGAQRGFPVEFTVRGPEWEQLATVSQQLMTRMRTTELMTDVDSDYLLGMPEVHVVPDRYQAAARGVSMATIGNTINAMIGGVRVGKFTQRGRRYDIRLRLGENDRQDPQDIRKILVRNNRGELIPLADVVRLEERSTLRSISRRNRERAISVFANVAPGHGQSEVLAAVAQLATETLPEGYRLVWSGSAQTFHESFQSLMVALVLGVFVAYMVLASQFNSFIHPFTVLLSLPFSVTGAFVALLLAGRSLNLYSMIGIILLMGIVKKNAILLVDFTNERRQRGMAPHDALLEACPIRLRPILMTSCSTIAAAIPPALGFGPGAEARTPMALVVIGGVLFSTVLTLFVVPCAYSLLARFESHRHDQALREAEADLPVR comes from the coding sequence ATGACCATCTCCGACCTCTCCATCCGCCGTCCCGTGTTCGCCTGGATGCTGATGCTCGGCCTGATTGTCTTCGGCGGCATCGGCTTCACGCGGCTCGGGATCAGCCAACTCCCCGATGTAGATTTCCCGATGGTCACCGTCGTCGTCACCTTGGAAGGGGCTGCGCCCGAGGTAATGGAAACGGAAGTGGCCGACGTGATCGAAGACGCGGTCATGACGATCGCGGGCGTCAAAGAAATCTCGTCCGTCTCACGACACGGCTCCGCATCGGTCTCGGTCGAATTCGAATTGGGCCGCGACATCGACGTCGCGGTGCAAGAGGTCCAAAATAAATTGTTCCAAGCCCAGCGCGAACTCCCGCGCGAGGCCGATCCGCCGACCATCATGAAGACCAATCCGGAGGATCACCCGATCATGTGGTTGGCCCTCTCCGGCGAACGCCCGCTGAAGGAGTTGATGGATTACACGCACGACACGCTGCAGGACCAATTCAGCACGGTCCCCGGCGTCGGCGAGGTCTTCCTCGGCGGCTATGTCGCGCCGAGCTTGCGCATTTGGCTCGACGCCGACCGATTGCATGCTCAGCAATTGACCGCGCAAGACGTGATCCAAGCCGTGCAAACCGAGCACACCGAAGTCCCCTCCGGACTGATCGACACCGGCGAACGCGAGTTGAACGTCCGCGTGTTGGGCGAGGCCGCCACGCCGGAAGAATTTCAGCGGATCATCATTCCGCAACGGAGCGGCGCGCCGATCTGGCGCCGCCTCACGATCGGCGACGTCGGCCGCGTGGAAGACGGCCTGAACGACGTGCGCCGCATTTCGCGCCACCTCGGCAAACCGGCGATCGGTCTCGGAATCAAGAAACAACGCGGCGCCAACGCCGTGGACGTAGCCCGCGCCGTCAAGGCCCGTGTAGCGACGCTCCAGTCGTCACTCCCCGCCGGGCTGGAATTCCGCGTCGTCTTCGACAGCAGCCGCTTCATTGAAGAGGCCACGCGCGAACTGAATTTCACGTTGCTCCTGTCGGTGTTCATGACCGCGCTCGTTTGCTGGTTTTTTCTCGGCTCCTGGACCTCGACGCTGAATATCCTGCTGGCGATCCCGACCGCGATCGTCGGCTCGTTCCTGATTCTCTATTTCAGCGGCTTCACGCTCAACACGTTCACGTTGCTCGGCCTCACGCTCGCCGTCGGCATCGTCGTCGACGACGCGATCATGGTGTTGGAAAATATTGTCCGTTACCAAGAACAAGGGATGAGCCGCGTCCGTGCGGCACTGGTCGGCGCACGCGAGATCACGTTCGCGGCGGTGGCAGCCTCGATCGCGATCCTCGCGATCTTCCTCCCGGTCGTCTTCATGAAAGGGATGATCGGCGCGTTCTTCTACCAATTCGGCGTCACGATGTCGGTCGCGGTCCTGCTCTCGCTGCTCGAAGCGCTCACGCTCACGCCGATGCGCTGTTCACAATATGTCAGCGCACAACACACCACCCGCGTCGGCCGCACCATCGAACGGACCATGCAACGCTTGGCGCGCGCCTATGGCCGGGGGCTACGCGCGGCGCTGCGCCATCGCTGGAAAGTGATCCTCGGTTGCCTGCTGCTGTTCGTCGGATCGTTACAACTGGCCACACTGCTGAAAAAAGAATTCGTGCCGCCGCAAGACCAGTCGCGCTTCCTCGTGATGGTGCAAACCCCGATCGGCTCGTCGTTGCAAGTCACCGACGCCGTGACGAAACAGGTCGAGGCGTATCTGATGCACCGCCCGGAAGTGCAATATTATTACGCCGCGATCGGCGGCTTCGGCGGCGGCGAAGTCAGCACCGCAATGCTCTTTGTCACGCTCAAGCCGCCCCGCGAGCGCCCGATCGTCCCGCCAGCCAAGGCCCCACTCTCGCAACAAGCCCTGATGCCGATCATCCGCAAGGACTTGCAAGGAACGCCCGGCATCAGCCATCTCATTATTCAAGATCTCTCCCTCTCCGGCTTCGGCGCGCAACGCGGCTTTCCAGTCGAATTCACCGTGCGCGGTCCCGAATGGGAACAGCTCGCCACCGTCAGTCAACAATTGATGACACGGATGCGCACGACGGAGCTCATGACCGATGTCGACAGCGATTATTTGCTCGGGATGCCGGAAGTGCATGTCGTCCCGGACCGCTATCAAGCCGCGGCGCGCGGCGTCAGCATGGCCACGATCGGCAACACGATCAACGCGATGATCGGCGGCGTGCGAGTCGGCAAGTTCACCCAGCGCGGCCGCCGCTACGACATCCGCTTGCGACTCGGCGAGAATGATCGTCAAGACCCGCAAGACATCAGAAAAATCCTCGTCCGCAATAATCGCGGCGAACTCATCCCGCTCGCCGACGTAGTGCGATTGGAAGAACGCTCCACACTGCGCAGCATCTCACGACGCAATCGCGAGCGCGCGATTAGCGTCTTTGCGAACGTCGCGCCCGGGCACGGCCAGAGCGAAGTCTTGGCCGCCGTCGCACAGCTCGCAACAGAGACGTTGCCAGAAGGTTACCGTTTGGTCTGGTCCGGCAGCGCACAGACGTTCCACGAATCGTTTCAGAGCTTAATGGTGGCGCTCGTGCTCGGCGTCTTCGTCGCGTATATGGTGCTCGCCTCGCAGTTCAACAGTTTCATCCATCCGTTTACCGTGTTGCTCTCGCTCCCGTTCAGCGTGACCGGCGCGTTCGTCGCCTTGCTGCTGGCCGGCCGCTCGCTCAATCTCTACAGCATGATCGGGATTATCTTGCTGATGGGGATCGTCAAAAAGAACGCGATCCTGCTAGTCGATTTCACAAACGAACGCCGCCAACGCGGGATGGCGCCGCACGACGCATTGCTGGAAGCGTGCCCCATCCGCTTACGCCCCATTCTAATGACCTCGTGTTCCACGATCGCCGCCGCGATCCCGCCCGCGCTCGGTTTCGGCCCCGGCGCCGAGGCCCGCACGCCGATGGCGTTGGTCGTGATCGGCGGCGTCTTGTTTTCCACCGTGCTGACGTTGTTCGTCGTCCCCTGCGCGTACAGCCTGCTCGCCCGTTTCGAAAGCCACCGCCACGATCAAGCGCTGCGCGAGGCAGAGGCCGATCTGCCGGTCAGATGA
- a CDS encoding twin-arginine translocase TatA/TatE family subunit, giving the protein MGLGWSEVLVLGVLAVVVFGPDLPRVARDAGRVMYELQRMLRETLRF; this is encoded by the coding sequence ATGGGCCTTGGATGGTCGGAAGTGCTGGTCTTGGGTGTCCTCGCCGTAGTCGTCTTTGGCCCCGACCTGCCACGTGTGGCCCGCGACGCAGGCCGTGTGATGTATGAGCTGCAACGGATGCTACGCGAGACGCTGCGGTTTTAA
- a CDS encoding ferrous iron transport protein A produces the protein MTALPLTALSSGDEGIVLSQDGDSRCGSRLAELGLASGESVHVLQSGSPMLLRIGESRVCVRSDEAAQISVLCHR, from the coding sequence ATGACAGCTCTACCATTAACAGCATTATCTAGCGGCGACGAGGGCATTGTCCTCTCGCAAGACGGCGATTCCCGCTGCGGCTCGCGCTTGGCAGAACTTGGGCTCGCCTCCGGAGAATCGGTCCACGTGCTGCAAAGCGGTTCGCCGATGTTGCTGCGGATCGGCGAAAGCCGCGTCTGCGTCCGCAGCGACGAGGCCGCCCAAATCTCCGTGCTGTGTCACCGCTGA
- a CDS encoding ribbon-helix-helix protein, CopG family gives MKRTQLYMDEDSLRLLSSLSRHQQTTISELVRQAVTQVYGTTKTHVDPVEALQASFGVWAQRKDLAPTAAYVRSLRKGHRATRLKLP, from the coding sequence GTGAAACGGACTCAGCTCTACATGGATGAAGACTCCCTCCGACTGTTGAGCAGCCTGAGCCGACATCAACAAACCACCATCTCCGAATTGGTGCGCCAAGCCGTGACACAGGTCTATGGCACGACCAAGACACACGTCGATCCAGTGGAGGCGCTACAGGCCTCGTTTGGCGTGTGGGCCCAACGAAAGGATCTTGCCCCGACTGCCGCTTACGTGCGCTCGCTGCGCAAAGGGCATCGGGCAACGCGATTGAAACTCCCATGA